From a single Couchioplanes caeruleus genomic region:
- a CDS encoding lysophospholipid acyltransferase family protein, translated as MDDVTWRVPVVWRVLLRLSRVLVPLICRLRVSGRVPDELRHGPLILAANHVSPVDPVIMTAACSIAGVAPRFMATGGLFDAPIAGAAMRASGHLRVDRHTAQVAEALPKAAAALRAGSVILVYPEGRIGLDPWMWPERGKTGVARMAALSGAPVMPVAQWGSHAVLPYTSPKDVVRSVLRAVVRRPVVQVRFGEPVDLSELSGTAGAQAMRATDRIVQAITDTLVPLREDEPEMPRFVDRTRPVDMARVRRRPRVP; from the coding sequence ATGGACGATGTGACGTGGCGTGTGCCGGTGGTGTGGCGGGTGCTTCTGCGCCTGTCGCGGGTGCTGGTTCCGTTGATCTGCCGGCTGCGGGTGAGCGGGCGGGTGCCGGATGAGCTGCGGCATGGTCCGCTGATTCTGGCGGCCAACCATGTCAGCCCGGTGGATCCGGTCATCATGACCGCGGCGTGCAGCATCGCCGGGGTTGCTCCGCGGTTCATGGCGACCGGTGGGTTGTTCGACGCGCCGATCGCGGGTGCGGCCATGCGGGCGTCCGGGCACCTGCGGGTCGACCGGCACACTGCGCAGGTCGCCGAGGCGTTGCCCAAGGCGGCGGCGGCTCTGCGGGCGGGTTCGGTCATCCTCGTGTACCCCGAGGGGCGTATCGGGCTGGATCCGTGGATGTGGCCCGAGCGGGGCAAGACCGGGGTGGCTCGGATGGCGGCGTTGTCCGGAGCACCGGTGATGCCGGTGGCGCAGTGGGGGTCGCATGCGGTGTTGCCGTACACGTCGCCGAAGGACGTGGTGCGGTCCGTGCTGAGGGCTGTGGTGCGCCGGCCGGTGGTGCAGGTGCGCTTCGGTGAGCCGGTGGACCTGTCCGAGCTGTCCGGTACGGCGGGGGCGCAGGCGATGCGGGCCACCGACCGGATCGTGCAGGCGATCACGGACACGCTGGTGCCGCTGCGCGAGGACGAGCCGGAGATGCCGCGGTTCGTGGACCGTACGCGGCCCGTGGACATGGCGAGGGTCAGGCGTCGGCCCCGCGTTCCCTGA
- a CDS encoding M55 family metallopeptidase, whose product MKVLISADMEGISGIVHPDETNPGGHNYERGRALMTAEVNAAVAGVLEAVPAATVLVADAHGPYRNLLPEDLDRRARLVRGKPRPHGMLGGLDTDTAAVLLIGFHARAGTGPAVLAHTVSDAILDVRVDGRSLGEIGLTTALAGHHGAPVVLLTGDDAACAELRDLVPAAATVAVKQSLGQGAAIALHPDEARDQIHRAAAKAVRRADHAPVLNLPGPLDQQVDLFNPATADLAPLIPGVSRTAGARTVSFTAEHMEQAYGLVQLLNHLAKAA is encoded by the coding sequence ATGAAGGTGCTGATCTCCGCCGACATGGAAGGCATCTCCGGCATCGTCCACCCCGACGAGACCAACCCCGGAGGCCACAACTACGAACGCGGCCGCGCCCTGATGACCGCCGAGGTCAACGCGGCCGTCGCCGGGGTGCTGGAGGCCGTACCCGCCGCGACGGTCCTGGTCGCCGACGCGCACGGACCGTACCGCAACCTGCTGCCCGAGGACCTCGACCGCCGCGCCCGCCTGGTCCGCGGCAAACCCCGCCCGCACGGCATGCTGGGCGGCCTGGACACCGACACCGCGGCGGTGCTGCTCATCGGCTTCCACGCCCGCGCGGGCACGGGACCCGCCGTACTGGCCCACACCGTCAGCGACGCCATCCTCGACGTCCGCGTCGACGGCCGCTCCCTGGGCGAAATCGGCCTCACCACGGCCCTGGCCGGCCACCACGGCGCGCCCGTCGTCCTGCTCACCGGCGACGACGCGGCCTGCGCAGAGCTGCGGGACCTCGTACCGGCCGCGGCCACGGTCGCCGTGAAGCAATCCCTCGGCCAGGGCGCCGCCATCGCCCTGCACCCCGACGAAGCCCGCGACCAGATCCACCGCGCCGCCGCCAAGGCCGTACGCCGCGCCGACCACGCCCCGGTCCTGAACCTCCCCGGGCCCCTGGACCAGCAGGTCGACCTCTTCAACCCGGCAACCGCCGACCTGGCGCCACTCATCCCCGGCGTCAGCCGCACCGCCGGCGCCCGGACGGTGTCCTTCACGGCGGAACACATGGAACAGGCGTACGGGCTGGTCCAGCTCCTGAACCACCTCGCGAAAGCCGCCTGA